Proteins from a single region of Streptomyces glaucescens:
- a CDS encoding polysaccharide lyase 8 family protein, with product MTSERAPRPARAPLSRRGVLRATALALAAAAPSPSTAHAAADPYDLLRRRWLDLALGTGYDPAAEPYASRLKETGDLARAFHAALPGTPPSTALWPDTPYDPPAGITRAYGRLWTMTRAYLQPATGSTGDPGLLAAVLRGLDHLAATVYHPGTTRHGNWWEWQIGSPRLLMDITAALHDHLGAARIAAACAAVDHFVPDAVLRDYSGTSTGANRVDLCRSVALRGVVGRAPDRIALARDALSPVFPYVTRGDGLYADGSFVQHTWVAYSGTYGQVLLDGLGRLFALLAGSEWEVTDPNRSIVLDSVERAYAPLIHDGLVMDMVNGRAISRGYLAADERRVLRGDHFHGQAVIAAVALLALGAGPAERDRWHAAVKGWIRRSTVSPVLTARQFDVADLARLHAVAAAPVPAAPEPVGHRLFPAMDRAVHRRPAFTAGLAMASDRIAHYECGNGENPRGWHTGAGMLSWWAPGLGGQYTDWYWPTVDWYRLPGTTVSTRRLPDRAGGEWGAPRPDVRWVGGTTDGEFAAVGQHLKGLGSTLRARKSWFFLADAVVCLGAGISCADGVPVETVVDNRNLGEGGTQPFTRGPGWAHLAGHGGWLVPRGALRTLREDRTGAWSDINTGGTTERRTRRWQTLWLDHGTDPVDADYHYVLMPGAARRAVAARAADRHWLTVLANDAGRQAVTVPSLGLTAANFWESGTAGPLGASAGASVLLRRHGRTARLHISEPPRTGAPLDLVWDHPVRGVVRAGDTVEVLATGRRLRLRVTPGMACATHECEVTLG from the coding sequence ATGACCTCCGAACGCGCACCCCGGCCCGCCCGCGCCCCGCTCAGCCGCAGAGGCGTCCTGCGCGCCACCGCCCTCGCCCTCGCCGCCGCCGCACCCTCCCCGTCCACGGCCCACGCCGCCGCCGACCCGTACGACCTCCTGCGCCGCCGCTGGCTGGACCTCGCCCTGGGCACCGGCTACGACCCGGCCGCCGAACCGTACGCGTCCCGGCTGAAGGAGACCGGCGACCTCGCCCGCGCCTTCCACGCCGCCCTGCCCGGCACCCCGCCGTCCACCGCGCTGTGGCCGGACACCCCCTACGACCCGCCGGCCGGCATCACCCGCGCCTACGGCCGCCTGTGGACCATGACCCGGGCCTACCTCCAGCCCGCCACCGGCTCCACCGGCGACCCCGGCCTCCTCGCGGCCGTCCTGCGCGGCCTCGACCACCTCGCCGCGACCGTCTACCACCCCGGCACCACCCGCCACGGCAACTGGTGGGAATGGCAGATCGGCAGCCCCCGCCTCCTGATGGACATCACGGCCGCGCTCCACGACCACCTCGGCGCCGCCCGGATCGCCGCCGCCTGCGCCGCCGTCGACCACTTCGTCCCCGACGCCGTGCTCCGCGACTACTCCGGCACCTCCACCGGCGCCAACCGCGTCGACCTGTGCCGCTCGGTCGCCCTGCGCGGCGTGGTCGGGCGCGCCCCGGACCGCATCGCCCTCGCCAGGGACGCCCTCTCGCCCGTCTTCCCGTACGTCACCCGCGGCGACGGTCTCTACGCCGACGGCTCGTTCGTCCAGCACACCTGGGTCGCCTACTCCGGCACCTACGGACAGGTCCTGCTCGACGGGCTCGGCCGCCTCTTCGCGCTGCTCGCCGGATCGGAGTGGGAGGTGACCGACCCGAACCGGAGCATCGTCCTCGACAGCGTCGAACGCGCCTACGCCCCGCTGATCCACGACGGCCTGGTGATGGACATGGTCAACGGGCGGGCCATCAGCCGGGGGTACCTCGCCGCCGACGAACGGCGCGTGCTGCGCGGCGACCACTTCCACGGGCAGGCCGTCATCGCGGCCGTGGCGCTCCTCGCCCTCGGCGCGGGTCCCGCCGAGCGCGACCGCTGGCACGCCGCCGTCAAGGGCTGGATCCGGCGCAGCACGGTCAGCCCCGTTCTGACGGCCCGTCAGTTCGACGTGGCCGACCTCGCCCGGCTGCACGCCGTCGCCGCCGCGCCCGTCCCGGCCGCCCCCGAGCCCGTCGGGCACCGCCTCTTCCCGGCCATGGACCGCGCGGTGCACCGGCGCCCCGCCTTCACCGCGGGCCTCGCCATGGCCAGCGACCGCATCGCGCACTACGAGTGCGGCAACGGCGAGAACCCGCGCGGCTGGCACACCGGGGCCGGGATGCTCTCCTGGTGGGCGCCGGGTCTCGGCGGCCAGTACACCGACTGGTACTGGCCCACCGTCGACTGGTACCGGCTGCCCGGCACCACCGTCTCCACCAGACGGCTGCCCGACCGCGCCGGCGGGGAGTGGGGCGCGCCCAGACCGGACGTCCGCTGGGTCGGCGGCACCACCGACGGCGAGTTCGCGGCCGTCGGCCAGCACCTGAAGGGCCTCGGTTCCACCCTCCGGGCCCGCAAGTCCTGGTTCTTCCTCGCGGACGCGGTCGTCTGCCTGGGCGCCGGGATCAGCTGCGCGGACGGTGTCCCGGTCGAGACGGTCGTCGACAACCGCAACCTGGGGGAGGGCGGTACCCAGCCCTTCACCCGCGGCCCCGGCTGGGCCCACCTGGCGGGCCACGGCGGCTGGCTCGTCCCCCGCGGCGCGCTGCGCACCCTGCGCGAGGACCGCACCGGCGCCTGGTCCGACATCAACACCGGCGGCACCACCGAGCGGCGCACCCGGCGCTGGCAGACCCTCTGGCTCGACCACGGCACGGACCCCGTGGACGCGGACTATCACTACGTGCTCATGCCGGGCGCCGCCCGCCGTGCCGTCGCCGCCCGCGCCGCCGACCGCCACTGGCTGACGGTGCTCGCCAACGACGCCGGCCGCCAGGCGGTGACCGTGCCCTCGCTCGGGCTGACCGCCGCCAACTTCTGGGAGTCCGGCACGGCCGGCCCGCTCGGCGCGTCGGCCGGCGCGAGCGTGCTGCTGCGCCGCCACGGCCGGACGGCCCGCCTCCACATCAGCGAGCCGCCCCGCACCGGCGCCCCGCTGGACCTCGTCTGGGACCACCCGGTGCGCGGGGTGGTCCGGGCCGGCGATACGGTCGAGGTCCTCGCCACCGGCCGCCGTCTGAGGCTGCGCGTCACTCCGGGGATGGCATGTGCCACCCATGAATGTGAGGTGACTCTCGGTTGA
- a CDS encoding acyl-CoA carboxylase subunit beta, which produces MTVLDEATGEPTDARGRVAELHEIRAQALAGPSEKATEAQHAKGKLTARERIELLLDPGSFREVEQLRRHRATGFGLEAKKPYTDGVITGWGTVEGRTVFVYAHDFRIFGGALGEAHATKIHKIMDMAIAAGAPLVSLNDGAGARIQEGVSALAGYGGIFQRNTKASGVIPQISVMLGPCAGGAAYSPALTDFVFMVRDTSQMFITGPDVVKAVTGEEITQNGLGGADVHAETSGVAHFAYDDEETCIAEVRYLLSLLPQNNRENPPRVETSDPVDRRSDLLLDLVPADGNRPYDMAKVIEEIVDDGEYLEVHERWARNIICALARLDGQVVGIVANQPQTLAGVLDIEASEKAARFVQMCDAFNIPIITFLDVPGFLPGVDQEHGGIIRHGAKLLYAYCNATVPRISLILRKAYGGAYIVMDSQSIGADLTYAWPTNEIAVMGAEGAANVIFRRQIAEADDPEAMRARMVKEYKSELMHPYYAAERGLVDDVIDPAETREVLIKSLAMLHTKHADLPSRKHGNPPQ; this is translated from the coding sequence ATGACCGTTTTGGATGAGGCGACGGGTGAGCCGACGGACGCGCGCGGCCGGGTGGCCGAGCTGCACGAGATCCGTGCGCAGGCACTGGCCGGCCCGAGCGAGAAGGCGACCGAGGCGCAGCACGCCAAGGGCAAGCTGACCGCCCGGGAGCGTATCGAGCTGCTGCTGGACCCGGGGTCCTTCCGGGAGGTCGAGCAGCTGCGCAGGCACCGGGCGACCGGGTTCGGCCTGGAGGCCAAGAAGCCGTACACCGACGGTGTGATCACCGGCTGGGGCACGGTGGAGGGCCGGACGGTCTTCGTCTACGCCCATGACTTCCGCATCTTCGGCGGCGCGCTGGGCGAGGCCCACGCCACGAAGATCCACAAGATCATGGACATGGCCATCGCGGCCGGCGCGCCCCTGGTGTCCCTCAACGACGGCGCGGGCGCCCGCATCCAGGAGGGCGTCTCCGCCCTCGCCGGCTACGGCGGCATCTTCCAGCGCAACACCAAGGCCTCCGGGGTCATCCCGCAGATCTCCGTGATGCTCGGCCCGTGCGCGGGCGGCGCGGCCTACAGCCCCGCCCTGACGGACTTCGTCTTCATGGTCCGTGACACCTCGCAGATGTTCATCACCGGCCCCGACGTGGTCAAGGCCGTCACCGGCGAGGAGATCACGCAGAACGGGCTCGGCGGCGCGGACGTCCACGCGGAGACCAGCGGCGTGGCCCACTTCGCCTACGACGACGAGGAGACCTGCATCGCGGAGGTCCGCTACCTCCTCTCCCTCCTCCCGCAGAACAACCGCGAGAACCCGCCCCGCGTGGAGACGTCCGACCCCGTCGACCGCCGCAGCGACCTGCTCCTGGACCTCGTCCCGGCCGACGGCAACCGGCCGTACGACATGGCCAAGGTCATCGAGGAGATCGTCGACGACGGCGAGTACCTGGAGGTCCACGAGCGCTGGGCCCGCAACATCATCTGCGCGCTGGCCCGCCTGGACGGCCAGGTCGTGGGCATCGTCGCCAACCAGCCGCAGACCCTCGCCGGCGTCCTGGACATCGAGGCCAGCGAGAAGGCCGCACGCTTCGTCCAGATGTGCGACGCCTTCAACATCCCGATCATCACCTTCCTCGACGTCCCCGGCTTCCTGCCGGGCGTCGACCAGGAGCACGGCGGCATCATCCGCCACGGCGCCAAGCTGCTCTACGCCTACTGCAACGCCACCGTGCCGCGGATCTCGCTGATCCTGCGCAAGGCCTACGGCGGCGCCTACATCGTCATGGACAGCCAGTCCATCGGCGCCGACCTCACCTACGCCTGGCCGACGAACGAGATCGCCGTGATGGGCGCCGAGGGCGCCGCCAACGTGATCTTCCGTCGTCAGATCGCGGAGGCCGACGACCCGGAGGCCATGCGGGCGCGGATGGTCAAGGAGTACAAGTCCGAGCTGATGCACCCGTACTACGCGGCCGAGCGCGGCCTGGTCGACGACGTCATCGACCCCGCCGAGACCCGCGAGGTGCTGATCAAGTCCCTGGCGATGCTGCACACCAAGCACGCCGACCTGCCTTCCCGCAAGCACGGCAACCCCCCGCAGTGA
- a CDS encoding acyl-CoA carboxylase epsilon subunit, whose product MSMPDIRVEKGHAEPEEVAAITALLLARAAARPAETVPARHGRVRAGWRRLEREPGFRAPHSWR is encoded by the coding sequence ATGTCCATGCCTGACATCCGCGTCGAGAAGGGCCACGCCGAGCCCGAGGAAGTCGCCGCCATCACGGCCCTCCTGCTGGCCCGCGCCGCGGCCCGGCCCGCCGAGACCGTCCCCGCCCGCCACGGCCGGGTCCGCGCCGGCTGGCGCCGCCTGGAACGCGAGCCCGGCTTCCGCGCCCCGCACAGCTGGCGCTGA
- a CDS encoding GTP-binding protein yields the protein MDFASSSGGPSRSTTSAKIVVAGGFGVGKTTFVGAVSEINPLRTEAVMTSASAGIDDLTHTGDKTTTTVAMDFGRITLDQDLILYLFGTPGQDRFWFMWDDLVRGAIGAVVLVDTRRLADCFPAVDYFENSGLPFVIALNGFDGNQPYSPDEVREALQIGPDTPIITTDARHRADAKSTLITLVEHALMARLR from the coding sequence GTGGACTTCGCAAGCTCTAGCGGCGGTCCTTCCCGCTCCACCACCTCCGCGAAGATCGTGGTGGCGGGCGGCTTCGGCGTGGGCAAGACCACGTTCGTCGGCGCCGTCTCGGAGATCAACCCGCTGCGCACGGAGGCCGTCATGACGTCTGCTTCGGCAGGCATCGACGACCTCACCCACACCGGAGACAAGACCACGACGACCGTGGCCATGGACTTCGGCCGTATCACCCTCGACCAGGACCTGATCCTGTACCTGTTCGGTACGCCCGGCCAGGACCGCTTCTGGTTCATGTGGGACGACCTGGTGCGCGGCGCGATCGGCGCGGTCGTGCTGGTCGACACCCGGCGGCTGGCCGACTGCTTCCCCGCCGTCGACTACTTCGAGAACAGCGGGCTGCCGTTCGTCATCGCCCTCAACGGCTTCGACGGCAACCAGCCGTACTCCCCCGACGAGGTCCGCGAGGCCCTGCAGATCGGCCCCGACACCCCGATCATCACCACCGACGCCCGGCACCGCGCGGATGCCAAGTCGACGCTGATCACGCTGGTCGAGCACGCGCTGATGGCGCGCCTGCGGTAA
- a CDS encoding DUF742 domain-containing protein gives MATPPGGSPSGNWSYGPAQGQNDGSQNRYGFPSAPNHRQPYAPQGPGPAPYDQPQAPRIQPVQPQRRTHEPAPAGASNNPLVRPYAMTGGRTRPRYQLAIEALVHTTAAPHQMQGQLPEHQRICNLCREIKSVAEISALLTIPLGVARILVADLAEAGLVAIHQPGGDENAGGQPDVTLLERVLSGLRKL, from the coding sequence GTGGCAACACCCCCAGGCGGTTCGCCTTCGGGCAACTGGTCGTACGGCCCTGCCCAGGGCCAGAACGACGGTTCCCAGAACCGGTACGGCTTCCCCTCCGCCCCGAACCACCGGCAGCCGTACGCGCCGCAGGGTCCCGGCCCCGCGCCCTACGACCAGCCGCAGGCTCCGCGTATCCAGCCCGTGCAGCCGCAGCGCCGCACCCATGAGCCGGCGCCCGCCGGGGCGTCGAACAACCCCCTGGTGCGTCCGTACGCCATGACGGGCGGACGTACCCGGCCGCGATACCAGCTCGCCATCGAGGCGCTGGTGCACACCACCGCGGCTCCGCACCAGATGCAGGGCCAGCTGCCCGAGCATCAGCGGATCTGCAACCTCTGCCGTGAGATCAAGTCGGTGGCCGAGATCTCGGCCCTTCTGACCATCCCTCTCGGCGTGGCCAGGATCCTCGTCGCCGACTTGGCGGAGGCGGGACTGGTCGCCATCCATCAGCCCGGCGGCGACGAGAACGCCGGTGGCCAGCCAGACGTGACACTGCTCGAAAGGGTGCTCAGTGGACTTCGCAAGCTCTAG
- a CDS encoding roadblock/LC7 domain-containing protein, whose translation MSQAAQNLNWLITNFVDNTPGVSHTVVVSADGLLLAMSEGFPRDRADQLAAVASGLTSLTAGASRIFEGGSVNQTVVEMERGFLFIMSISDGSSLAVLAHPEADIGLIGYEMALLVDRAGTVLTPDLRAELQGSLLN comes from the coding sequence ATGAGCCAGGCGGCACAGAACCTGAACTGGTTGATCACCAACTTCGTGGACAACACCCCCGGGGTGTCCCACACCGTGGTGGTCTCCGCCGACGGACTCCTTCTGGCGATGTCCGAAGGCTTTCCCCGCGACCGCGCCGACCAGCTCGCGGCCGTCGCCTCCGGTCTGACCTCGCTGACCGCCGGTGCCTCGCGCATCTTCGAGGGCGGCAGCGTGAACCAGACGGTTGTGGAGATGGAGCGAGGATTCCTCTTCATCATGTCCATCTCGGACGGTTCGTCCCTCGCGGTCCTGGCCCACCCCGAAGCGGACATCGGCCTCATCGGGTACGAGATGGCGCTTCTGGTGGACCGAGCGGGCACGGTTCTCACCCCGGATCTCCGCGCGGAGCTCCAGGGAAGCCTTCTCAACTAA
- a CDS encoding nitrate- and nitrite sensing domain-containing protein: MRRSKNGPEPPARGNFTPPPRGAASAPVVPGSEPTPAPAPSGGRFSPRNWRVTTRLNAILLIPVLVGLVMGGFQVKSSIDTWQEAEDAENTARLVRASLTYADALYNERDTTVSPLLQGKGPDDKAVLDARAKTDEAADAFDEAAQSMPGKAGLERRLELFRQVEPQLEALRQAAYTSRLKGVETEEGYVQVAHPLMEFANELGLGTGNITSYGRTVYAISLTKAALSLQRSIGMHLLVKPGPGKGDFASQRVSLSSYAYLERIAIEEYRGGGTEADSDKLDKATAQIKADAAAMAKESLATDPNYKAPPSDPTKMVAAIAGLPDTSQGARDALAAQGITPANWWAVNTLKYDAYRQIEADLADTAVAEAADIAGDAKTDAFITGAAVVVALLAAFILAGMVARQMSRSMRQLRNAAFGIAEQRLPMLVDQLSRTDPGRVDTRVAPIPISSTDEIGEVARAFDQVHREAVRLAAEQALLRGNINAIFTNLSRRNQSLIEGQLTLITDLENNEADPDQLENLFKLDHLATRMRRNGENLLVLAGEEPGRRWDQPVPLVDVLRAASSEVEQYERIEISGVPEADIHGRAVTDLVHLLAELLENATTFSSPQTKVRVTATRLPDGRVMIEIHDKGIGLTAEDFADINHKLANPPTVDAAISQRMGLFVVGRLSDRHGIRVQLRPSGEQAGTTSLVMLPDAITHGGGGEGAPDREEFTVSQIIPEQQFQGEDFGEPMRTAAELGFDDSRYEVPDDIRELDPVGRSLMREERRAALEAQTHGQHPGQEQHGEAQNYADGFDQNSGQGQQQGQQPQHGYDNAQGGYPEQSGYPEQSGYGGQQAYEEQQRPSYDEQYFAQDGGLPSGDGFHSPGGYPEPAYTEPAQQEHAAAPAAAQETYSGFDEQSYQADWQQQDGYRNGYPDQYAPEAESAQAADASEQDRVGFDRPGPADSAGHALTDAGLPRRGSTASGTSGGSQHVHQEAPAPSPENDGGSGWRSANDERWQQAAQLRKPKAGGVTSSGLPRRVPKANLVEGSAESTPQGGPQVSRAPEDVRGRLSNLRRGVQRGRTAGSETNGQGFGPDSTYNQER; this comes from the coding sequence GTGAGGCGAAGCAAGAACGGTCCCGAGCCGCCCGCCCGGGGCAACTTCACCCCGCCGCCGCGCGGAGCGGCATCCGCCCCTGTGGTGCCCGGCTCGGAGCCGACGCCCGCTCCCGCTCCGAGCGGCGGTCGTTTCTCCCCGCGCAACTGGCGGGTGACGACCCGGCTGAACGCGATCCTGCTCATCCCCGTGCTGGTCGGCCTCGTCATGGGCGGCTTCCAGGTGAAGAGCTCGATCGACACCTGGCAGGAGGCCGAGGACGCGGAGAACACCGCGCGCCTGGTGCGGGCCTCCCTCACCTACGCAGATGCCCTCTACAACGAGCGCGACACCACCGTCTCCCCGCTGCTCCAGGGCAAGGGGCCGGACGACAAGGCCGTCCTCGACGCCCGCGCGAAGACCGACGAGGCCGCCGACGCCTTCGACGAGGCCGCCCAGAGCATGCCCGGCAAGGCCGGCCTGGAGCGCCGCCTGGAGCTGTTCCGCCAGGTCGAGCCCCAGCTCGAGGCGCTGCGCCAGGCCGCGTACACCTCGCGGCTGAAGGGGGTGGAGACCGAGGAGGGCTACGTCCAGGTCGCCCACCCGCTGATGGAGTTCGCCAACGAGCTGGGTCTGGGCACCGGAAACATCACCAGCTACGGGCGTACCGTCTACGCCATCTCGCTGACCAAGGCCGCGCTGTCGCTCCAGCGGTCCATCGGCATGCACCTGCTGGTCAAGCCGGGTCCCGGCAAGGGCGACTTCGCCTCCCAGCGGGTCTCCCTGTCGTCGTACGCCTACCTCGAGCGCATCGCCATCGAGGAGTACCGCGGCGGTGGCACCGAGGCCGACTCCGACAAGCTGGACAAGGCGACGGCGCAGATCAAGGCCGACGCCGCGGCCATGGCCAAGGAGTCCCTGGCCACGGACCCGAACTACAAGGCGCCGCCGTCCGACCCCACGAAGATGGTCGCCGCGATCGCGGGTCTGCCCGACACCTCCCAGGGCGCGCGGGACGCGCTCGCCGCGCAGGGCATCACCCCCGCCAACTGGTGGGCGGTCAACACCCTCAAGTACGACGCGTACCGGCAGATCGAGGCCGACCTCGCCGACACGGCGGTGGCCGAGGCCGCCGACATCGCCGGTGACGCCAAGACCGACGCCTTCATCACCGGTGCCGCGGTCGTGGTCGCGCTGCTCGCCGCGTTCATCCTGGCCGGCATGGTGGCCCGCCAGATGAGCCGCTCCATGCGCCAGCTGCGCAACGCCGCCTTCGGGATCGCCGAGCAGCGCCTGCCGATGCTGGTCGACCAGCTCTCCCGCACCGACCCCGGCCGGGTCGACACCCGGGTCGCGCCCATCCCGATCTCCTCCACCGACGAGATCGGCGAGGTCGCGCGCGCCTTCGACCAGGTCCACCGCGAGGCCGTGCGGCTCGCCGCCGAGCAGGCCCTGCTGCGGGGCAACATCAACGCGATCTTCACCAACCTCTCGCGCCGGAACCAGTCGCTGATCGAGGGCCAGCTGACCCTCATCACCGACCTGGAGAACAACGAGGCCGACCCGGATCAGCTGGAGAACCTCTTCAAGCTGGACCACCTGGCCACCCGTATGCGCCGCAACGGCGAGAACCTGCTGGTCCTCGCCGGCGAGGAGCCCGGCCGCCGCTGGGACCAGCCGGTGCCGCTGGTGGACGTGCTGCGCGCCGCCTCCTCCGAGGTGGAGCAGTACGAGCGCATCGAGATATCCGGTGTCCCCGAGGCCGACATCCACGGCCGCGCCGTGACCGACCTGGTGCACCTGCTGGCCGAGCTGCTGGAGAACGCCACCACGTTCTCCTCGCCGCAGACCAAGGTGCGGGTCACCGCGACCCGGCTGCCCGACGGCCGCGTGATGATCGAGATCCACGACAAGGGCATCGGCCTCACCGCCGAGGACTTCGCGGACATCAACCACAAGCTGGCCAACCCGCCGACCGTGGACGCCGCGATCTCCCAGCGCATGGGCCTGTTCGTGGTCGGCCGGCTCTCCGACCGGCACGGCATCCGCGTCCAGCTGCGCCCCTCCGGCGAGCAGGCGGGCACCACCTCGCTGGTCATGCTGCCGGACGCCATCACCCATGGTGGCGGTGGCGAAGGCGCCCCGGACCGCGAGGAGTTCACGGTCTCGCAGATCATCCCGGAGCAGCAGTTCCAGGGCGAGGACTTCGGCGAGCCGATGCGCACCGCGGCGGAGCTGGGCTTCGACGACAGCCGCTACGAGGTGCCGGACGACATCCGCGAGCTGGACCCGGTCGGCCGCTCCCTGATGCGTGAGGAGCGCCGCGCGGCGCTGGAGGCGCAGACCCACGGCCAGCACCCCGGCCAGGAGCAGCACGGCGAGGCGCAGAACTACGCCGACGGGTTCGACCAGAACTCCGGGCAGGGACAGCAGCAGGGACAGCAGCCGCAGCACGGCTACGACAACGCCCAGGGCGGCTATCCGGAGCAGTCCGGCTACCCGGAGCAGTCCGGCTACGGCGGGCAGCAGGCGTACGAGGAGCAGCAGCGGCCGTCGTACGACGAGCAGTACTTCGCGCAGGACGGCGGGCTGCCGTCCGGTGACGGCTTCCACTCGCCCGGCGGCTACCCCGAGCCGGCCTATACGGAGCCTGCCCAGCAGGAGCACGCGGCGGCGCCGGCCGCTGCCCAGGAGACCTACTCGGGCTTCGATGAGCAGTCCTACCAGGCAGACTGGCAGCAGCAGGACGGTTACCGGAACGGATACCCGGACCAGTACGCTCCCGAAGCGGAATCTGCGCAGGCCGCTGACGCGAGCGAGCAGGACCGCGTAGGCTTCGACCGTCCGGGACCGGCCGACTCCGCCGGTCACGCGCTGACCGACGCCGGACTTCCGCGCCGCGGTTCCACCGCGAGCGGCACGAGCGGCGGTTCGCAGCACGTGCACCAGGAAGCGCCGGCCCCCTCCCCGGAGAACGACGGCGGCAGCGGCTGGCGCTCGGCGAACGACGAGCGGTGGCAGCAGGCCGCGCAGCTCCGGAAGCCCAAGGCGGGCGGAGTGACCTCCTCCGGCCTGCCGCGGCGGGTGCCCAAGGCCAATCTGGTCGAGGGCTCCGCGGAGTCGACCCCGCAGGGAGGCCCACAGGTCTCCCGCGCCCCCGAGGACGTCCGGGGCAGGCTGAGCAACCTGCGCCGGGGAGTGCAGCGGGGACGCACCGCAGGAAGTGAAACGAACGGCCAGGGCTTCGGTCCTGACAGCACCTACAACCAGGAGCGTTAG
- a CDS encoding GTP-binding protein, with product MDFASSSGAAAPGRSTTSAKIVVAGGFGVGKTTFVGAVSEINPLRTEAVMTSASAGIDDLTHTGDKTTTTVAMDFGRITLDQDLILYLFGTPGQDRFWFMWDDLVRGAIGAVVLVDTRRLADCFPAVDYFENSGLPFVVALNGFDGHQPYSPDEVREALQIGPDTPIITTDARHRADAKSALITLVEHALMARLK from the coding sequence GTGGACTTCGCAAGCTCTAGCGGGGCGGCTGCTCCGGGGCGTTCCACCACCTCCGCGAAGATCGTGGTGGCGGGTGGTTTCGGCGTGGGCAAGACCACGTTCGTCGGCGCCGTCTCGGAGATCAACCCGCTGCGCACGGAGGCCGTCATGACGTCCGCCTCGGCGGGCATCGACGACCTCACCCACACCGGGGACAAGACCACGACGACCGTGGCGATGGACTTCGGCCGTATCACGCTGGACCAGGACCTGATCCTGTACCTGTTCGGTACGCCGGGCCAGGACCGCTTCTGGTTCATGTGGGACGACCTGGTGCGCGGCGCGATCGGCGCGGTCGTGCTGGTCGACACCCGGCGGCTGGCCGACTGCTTCCCCGCGGTCGACTACTTCGAGAACAGCGGGCTGCCGTTCGTCGTCGCCCTCAACGGCTTCGACGGCCACCAGCCGTACAGCCCGGACGAGGTGCGCGAGGCGCTGCAGATCGGGCCCGACACCCCGATCATCACCACCGACGCCCGGCACCGCGCGGATGCCAAGTCCGCGCTGATCACGCTGGTCGAGCACGCGCTGATGGCCCGGCTGAAGTAG
- a CDS encoding DUF742 domain-containing protein: protein MTPPTASHDPYSDPYGDEGDQPLVRPYAMTGGRTRPRYQLALEALISTTADPAALMGLLPEHQRICHLCREVKSVAEVSALLNMPLGVARILVADLAEAGLVAVHQPGGDENNGGAPDVTLLERVLSGLRKL, encoded by the coding sequence ATGACCCCGCCCACCGCCTCTCATGATCCGTACAGTGATCCGTACGGGGACGAGGGCGACCAGCCGCTGGTGCGTCCCTACGCGATGACCGGCGGCCGGACCCGGCCGCGCTACCAACTGGCCCTCGAGGCTCTGATCAGCACCACGGCCGACCCGGCAGCGCTCATGGGGCTGCTCCCCGAGCACCAGCGCATCTGCCACCTGTGCCGCGAGGTGAAGTCGGTCGCCGAGGTGTCGGCGCTGCTGAACATGCCGCTCGGTGTGGCCCGGATCCTGGTCGCGGACCTCGCCGAGGCCGGACTGGTCGCCGTACACCAGCCGGGCGGCGACGAGAACAACGGCGGTGCGCCGGACGTGACACTGCTCGAAAGGGTGCTCAGTGGACTTCGCAAGCTCTAG
- a CDS encoding roadblock/LC7 domain-containing protein, whose translation MSQAAQNLNWLITNFVDNTPGVSHTVVVSADGLLLALSEGFPRDRADQLAAVASGLTSLTAGASRIFEGGTVAQTVVEMERGFLFLMSISDGSSLAVLAHPEADIGLVGYEMALLVDRAGAVLTPDLRAELQGSLLH comes from the coding sequence ATGAGCCAGGCCGCACAGAACCTCAACTGGTTGATCACCAACTTCGTGGACAACACCCCCGGGGTGTCCCACACCGTCGTCGTGTCCGCCGACGGTCTTCTGCTGGCGCTGTCCGAGGGCTTCCCGCGCGACCGTGCCGACCAGCTGGCGGCCGTCGCGTCCGGACTCACCTCGCTGACGGCCGGGGCCTCCCGGATCTTCGAGGGCGGCACCGTCGCGCAGACCGTCGTCGAGATGGAGCGGGGATTCCTCTTCCTCATGTCCATCTCGGACGGCTCGTCGCTGGCCGTCCTGGCGCACCCGGAGGCGGACATCGGCCTCGTCGGCTACGAGATGGCTCTGCTCGTGGACCGGGCGGGCGCGGTGCTCACACCGGACCTGCGCGCCGAACTGCAAGGCAGTCTGCTCCACTGA